Proteins from a genomic interval of Caldanaerovirga acetigignens:
- the lysS gene encoding lysine--tRNA ligase gives MENMELEGNEIIKARIQKLEELRKMGINPYGQKYDRTHNCIEIKERFEELEGKDTSVAGRIMAIRGHGKAAFFDIQDEKGRLQIYIKKDHVGDGNFEIFKKLDIGDIVGVKGKIFRTQKGEISVMADEVTLLAKSLRPLPEKWHGLKDVDTRYRQRYLDLIVNPDVRKTFVIRSKIIKAMRDYLDARGFMEVETPVLTPIAGGAAARPFITHHNALDMDLYLRIATELYLKRLIVGGFEKVYEIGKDFRNEGISIKHNPEFTMIELYQAYADYHDMMDLTEDMISHIAKEVLGTTKVVYQGEEIDLTPPWQRMTMKEAVKKYTGVNFDEIKTDEEARKVAKKLGIEVGDKDTKGKVLNAIFEEKVEEHLVQPTFIMDYPIEISPLAKRKEDDPDFTYRFELFITRREMANAFSELNDPIDQRERFLEQLKEREAGDEEAHAFDEDFIMALEYGMPPTGGLGIGIDRLVMLFTDSYSIRDVILFPTMRPKS, from the coding sequence ATGGAAAATATGGAGCTTGAAGGCAACGAAATAATCAAAGCAAGGATACAGAAATTAGAAGAACTCCGCAAAATGGGTATAAATCCTTATGGCCAAAAATACGACCGGACTCATAATTGCATAGAGATCAAAGAGAGATTTGAAGAGTTGGAAGGCAAAGATACTTCCGTCGCCGGCCGAATAATGGCTATACGCGGCCATGGGAAAGCGGCTTTTTTTGACATACAGGACGAAAAAGGTCGCCTACAAATTTACATAAAAAAAGATCATGTGGGCGACGGGAATTTTGAAATTTTTAAGAAACTGGATATAGGAGATATTGTTGGCGTAAAAGGGAAGATATTCAGAACACAAAAAGGAGAAATATCTGTAATGGCCGATGAGGTAACGCTGCTAGCCAAGTCCCTCAGGCCATTGCCGGAGAAGTGGCACGGTTTGAAGGACGTAGATACCAGGTATCGCCAGCGTTATTTGGACCTGATTGTCAATCCCGACGTGAGAAAAACTTTCGTAATAAGAAGCAAAATAATAAAAGCTATGCGGGATTACTTGGACGCCCGGGGATTTATGGAAGTGGAAACGCCGGTGCTCACGCCCATTGCCGGTGGTGCGGCGGCACGGCCTTTTATCACTCATCACAATGCACTCGACATGGATTTGTATCTGCGCATAGCCACGGAACTTTATCTGAAAAGGCTCATAGTTGGCGGATTTGAAAAGGTGTACGAAATAGGTAAGGATTTTAGAAACGAAGGCATATCCATAAAGCACAACCCGGAGTTTACGATGATAGAACTTTATCAAGCTTATGCCGATTATCACGATATGATGGATCTTACCGAAGACATGATCTCACATATTGCAAAAGAGGTTTTAGGTACAACCAAGGTTGTTTACCAAGGAGAAGAAATAGACCTTACCCCGCCCTGGCAGAGGATGACCATGAAAGAAGCCGTAAAAAAATACACAGGCGTGAATTTCGATGAAATAAAAACCGATGAGGAGGCCAGAAAGGTTGCGAAAAAGTTAGGAATAGAAGTAGGAGATAAAGACACAAAAGGCAAGGTATTGAACGCCATTTTCGAAGAAAAGGTGGAGGAGCACCTAGTGCAGCCCACTTTCATAATGGATTATCCGATTGAGATATCGCCCTTAGCGAAGAGAAAAGAAGACGACCCCGACTTCACCTATCGTTTCGAGCTTTTCATAACCCGAAGGGAGATGGCGAACGCTTTCTCAGAGCTAAACGATCCTATCGACCAGAGGGAAAGGTTTTTAGAGCAGCTTAAAGAAAGGGAAGCGGGGGATGAAGAAGCTCATGCCTTCGACGAGGATTTTATTATGGCTCTCGAATACGGTATGCCTCCCACCGGCGGACTTGGGATTGGAATAGATAGATTGGTCATGCTTTTTACGGATTCGTATTCCATTAGAGATGTAATACTGTTCCCGACCATGAGACCCAAGTCCTAA
- the greA gene encoding transcription elongation factor GreA, which translates to MSKKEVVLTQEGLKKLEEELQYLKSVKRKEVADRIKQAIAFGDLSENSEYDDAKNEQAFIEGKIAMLEEKLRNAKVIDDADISTDMVTLGSKVLVRDLETDEVIEYTIVSSAEANPIEFKISNESPVGKALIGAKKGDVIEINVPAGLVKYKIEEIKK; encoded by the coding sequence ATGTCTAAGAAAGAAGTAGTGCTTACTCAAGAAGGGTTGAAAAAACTAGAGGAGGAACTCCAGTACCTGAAGTCCGTGAAAAGAAAAGAAGTTGCCGATCGTATAAAGCAAGCTATTGCGTTTGGCGACCTTAGCGAGAATTCCGAATACGATGATGCCAAAAATGAACAGGCTTTCATTGAAGGTAAGATTGCCATGCTCGAAGAAAAGCTGAGAAACGCCAAAGTTATAGATGATGCCGACATATCAACGGATATGGTTACCTTGGGTTCGAAAGTTCTTGTAAGGGATTTAGAGACTGATGAAGTCATAGAATATACCATTGTGAGTTCGGCGGAAGCTAATCCCATCGAGTTTAAGATTTCCAACGAATCACCCGTAGGCAAGGCTCTTATAGGGGCGAAGAAGGGAGACGTCATCGAGATAAATGTTCCTGCTGGACTGGTAAAGTATAAAATAGAGGAGATTAAAAAGTAA